The window AGCAGACCGCGCAGGATGATCAGCATCGCCAGCGTCACGATGAACGCGTTGAGCTTGAGCTTCACCACGAGGATGCCGTTGAAGCCGCCGATGATCGCGCCCACGACGAGGATCGCGAGCAGGGCGACTCCGGCGGGCAGTTCGGTGCCCCAGCCCGACTGTGCGGCGGGCAGCAGCAACAGCGCGCCGACGGCGGGCGCGATGCCGACGACCGACTCCAGCGACAGGTCGAACTTGCCGGTGATGAGCACGAGCGACTCGGCTAGGACCACCATCGCGAGGGCCGCCGAGGCGCCCAGGATGGAGATCAGGTTCTGCTCGGTGAGGAAGGCGTCGTTGACGAACGCACCGAGCACGAGCAGCAGCAACAGGGCCGGTACGAGGGCGAGTTCGCGTGCCCTGCGCAGGAGTACGGCCTTGGCGTCGGCCTTGCTCTTCAGCGGCCGTAGGGGGGTGGAGGCCGAGGCCGACGGGGCCTTCGTGTCAGCCATGGTGGTCCACTCCTTCGATGGAGGCGATCAGCTCGTGGTCGCGCCAGCCCGCCGGGTGCTCGGCGACGACGCGGCCGTGGAAGAGGACGAGGACGCGGTCGCAGCGGCGCAGGTCGTCGAGTTCGTCGGAGACGACGAGCACGGCGGTGCCGTCGTCACGGGCCGAGTCCATGCGGGAGAGCAGGGACTCCTTGGACTTCACGTCGACGCCCGCGGTGGGGTTGATCAGGACCAGCAGCCGAGGATCGGAGGCGAGGGCCCGGGCCATGACGACCTTCTGGGCGTTGCCACCGGAGAGGTCGGACACCGGCTGGTCGGGCCCCTGGGTGTGGATGTCGAGGCGGTCGATCAGCTCGTCGGCGAAGCCCCGCTTGCGGTCGGTGCCGACGAAGCCGTACCGGCCGAGGCGGTCCAGGACGCTCATCGTGGCGTTGTCACCGACGGTCATGCCGAAGACGAGACCCTGCCCGTGCCGGTCGCGCGGTACGCAGCCGACACCGGCGCGCAGGGCGGCCGTCACATCGCCGAACGGCAGCTGCCTGCCCTCCAGTTGGGCAGTGCCACCGGTCGGGGTGTGCAGTCCCGCGAAGGACTCGGCCAGCTCGATCTTGCCGCTGCCACTGGATCCGGCGAGACCGACGACCTCACCACCGCGCACGGTGAGGTCGATGCCCTCGTACGAATCCGACGTGAGCCCGTGTGCTTCCAGGACGACGGGCGCGCCGGCGTCCACGTCGCCACGGGCGGCCTTCTCCTCCACGGCGGCGATGGACTCCCCCGCCATGGCCTCGACCAGGGCCGCCCGCGGCAGCTCGGCCACCGGGGCCGTGGTGATCCAGCGGGCGTCGCGCAGGACCGTCACGGTCTGGCACACCTCGTACACCTCCTGGAGGTGGTGCGAGATGAACAGGAACGTGACGCCGGACTCCTGGAGCGCGCGCATGCGGGTGAAGAGGCGCTCGATCTCCCGGTTGTCGAGCTGGGCGGTCGGTTCGTCGAGGACGATGAACCGGGCGCCGAAGCTCAACGCCCGGGCGATCTCCACCATTTGGCGGTCCTCGACCTTGAGGTCGGCGGTCCGCGCGTCCGGGTCGACGTGGACGTCCCAGGTGTCGAGGACCTCGGCGGCCTCCGTCTTCAGGCGCCGCCAGCTGATGAAGCCGCCGCGGCCCTGCGGCTGCCGGTTGATGAAGAGGTTCTCGGCGACCGTCAGCTCGGGGACCACGGTGGGCTTCTGGTAGACGCAGGCCACCTTGCGCCGCCAGGCGTCCCGGTCGGTGAGGGCGGGCGCGGGCTCGCCGTCGAAGCTGACCGTGCCCTCGTCGGGGGCCTGGAGGCCGGTGAGTACGGTGACGAGGGTGGACTTGCCCGCGCCGTTGCGGCCGACGAGGGCATGGGACTCGCCCGCGTGCACGGTCAGCTGTCCGTCGGCGAGGGCGACCGTGGGGCCGTACCGCTTGGCTATGCCCCGCGCCTCAACGAGTGGTGTGCTCATTTGACCGTGTTGCCCCACAGCTCGGGGTCGTCGACGTTCTCCTTGGTCACCAGCGGCGCGGGCAGCTGGTCCTCGAGGATGCCGCTGGGCAGCTTGACGATCTCGGAGTCGTGGTCGGTCGGACCCGGCTTGAAGGTCTTCCCCTCCATCGCCGCCTTGATGTAGTACATGCCGTACTTGGCGTAGAGGTCGGCCGGCTGCGAGACGGTGGCGTCGATCTGGCCCTTGCGGATCGCGTCGTACTCCTGCGGGATGCCGTCGTTCGAGACGATCGTGATGTGGCCCTTCTCGCCGGTCTTCTTCAGCAGCCCCTTGGACTTCAGGGTCTGCAGCGTGGGCGCGAGATAGACGCCGCCCGCCTGCATGTAGATGCCCTTGATGTCCGGGTTGGCGTTGAGGAGCGTGTCCAGCTTGGAGGCCGCGGTGTCGGACTCCCACTTGGCGGGGATCTCCAGGACCTTCAGCTTCGGGAACTTCTCCTTGACGCAGGCCCGGAAGGCCTCGGAGCGGTCCCGGCCGTTGACCGAGGCCAGGTCGCCCATGATCTGCACGACCT is drawn from Streptomyces liliifuscus and contains these coding sequences:
- a CDS encoding sugar ABC transporter ATP-binding protein translates to MSTPLVEARGIAKRYGPTVALADGQLTVHAGESHALVGRNGAGKSTLVTVLTGLQAPDEGTVSFDGEPAPALTDRDAWRRKVACVYQKPTVVPELTVAENLFINRQPQGRGGFISWRRLKTEAAEVLDTWDVHVDPDARTADLKVEDRQMVEIARALSFGARFIVLDEPTAQLDNREIERLFTRMRALQESGVTFLFISHHLQEVYEVCQTVTVLRDARWITTAPVAELPRAALVEAMAGESIAAVEEKAARGDVDAGAPVVLEAHGLTSDSYEGIDLTVRGGEVVGLAGSSGSGKIELAESFAGLHTPTGGTAQLEGRQLPFGDVTAALRAGVGCVPRDRHGQGLVFGMTVGDNATMSVLDRLGRYGFVGTDRKRGFADELIDRLDIHTQGPDQPVSDLSGGNAQKVVMARALASDPRLLVLINPTAGVDVKSKESLLSRMDSARDDGTAVLVVSDELDDLRRCDRVLVLFHGRVVAEHPAGWRDHELIASIEGVDHHG
- a CDS encoding sugar ABC transporter substrate-binding protein; the protein is MAGRTVRYRNGRNTSRAIRAAAVAACATLVLAACGSTKDNVASKGDGGGDGSGKVGVILPLLTSPFWQSYNDYVPKMAKTEDVDALKTVNSNSDPSQQITDINNQLNQGVKGLVVAPLDSAAISAGLDQAERKGVPVVAVDVAPEKGKVAMVVRANNVAYGEKACEYLGKQIPSGKVVQIMGDLASVNGRDRSEAFRACVKEKFPKLKVLEIPAKWESDTAASKLDTLLNANPDIKGIYMQAGGVYLAPTLQTLKSKGLLKKTGEKGHITIVSNDGIPQEYDAIRKGQIDATVSQPADLYAKYGMYYIKAAMEGKTFKPGPTDHDSEIVKLPSGILEDQLPAPLVTKENVDDPELWGNTVK